In Calditrichota bacterium, a single window of DNA contains:
- a CDS encoding BamA/TamA family outer membrane protein: protein MKIIISVLCFTVSLFAQDFNNKKITTILVVGNDDTHEDVIKREILLQPGDSYSDSLRVLSEKRVSNLFLFNHVEIIPIPDEHNLSLLVNVTERFYLYPFPAFTIEDRDWDKLTYGFGLAHLNFRGRNEKLIGKVLFGYRPGFQLEYYNPWIGEKNRYTSDIIIHKYSTLHKTLDLDEEHLAVNWVLGRYWSRHFSTYVGFSFDDVTVPKKWATDSTNAFSYSMISGNRQETFAGINFTIAYDNRDLIAYPAVGWYTRFSYIKNGFFEPKIDYSKYIFDVRRYQTFGKVTFAGRIYSSLTSGDLPLYRQVYFGFKERVRGHFSEVIGPSRQSLLTNFEMRFPILPIRHISLPSSFMPESSTQNLQFGLNGALFFDSGITWSEKDQPNQGILKKAFDINDFISGFGAGLHFRLPYIEVARLEMGFDEDFNSEFIFEVSTAL from the coding sequence TTGAAAATTATTATTTCAGTTCTATGTTTTACTGTTTCATTGTTTGCCCAGGATTTTAATAACAAAAAAATTACAACGATTTTAGTGGTAGGTAATGACGATACACATGAAGATGTAATTAAAAGAGAAATTCTTTTACAGCCTGGTGATTCTTATAGCGACTCATTACGTGTTTTGTCCGAGAAACGGGTTAGCAACTTATTTTTGTTTAACCATGTGGAAATTATCCCTATTCCGGATGAGCACAATTTGTCTCTCCTGGTCAACGTAACAGAGCGATTCTACTTATACCCTTTTCCTGCTTTTACAATTGAAGACCGCGATTGGGATAAGCTCACTTATGGATTTGGTCTTGCCCACCTAAATTTTCGCGGACGTAACGAGAAACTTATTGGCAAAGTTTTATTTGGCTACAGACCCGGATTTCAATTGGAATATTACAATCCTTGGATTGGTGAAAAAAACCGTTATACCAGCGATATAATAATCCATAAATACAGCACGCTTCATAAAACTCTGGATCTGGATGAAGAGCATCTTGCAGTAAACTGGGTTCTTGGAAGATACTGGTCTCGGCATTTTTCAACTTATGTCGGGTTCTCATTCGATGATGTAACTGTTCCAAAAAAATGGGCCACTGATTCGACAAATGCATTCAGTTATTCTATGATTTCCGGTAATCGGCAAGAAACATTTGCAGGAATAAATTTCACAATAGCATACGATAATCGTGACCTGATTGCTTACCCAGCCGTAGGTTGGTATACACGTTTTTCATATATTAAAAACGGTTTTTTTGAACCAAAAATTGATTATTCAAAATATATCTTTGATGTTCGCAGATACCAGACATTTGGAAAAGTAACTTTTGCCGGACGGATTTATTCATCGCTTACAAGTGGTGATTTACCACTTTACCGTCAGGTTTACTTTGGATTTAAAGAAAGAGTTCGTGGTCATTTTTCAGAAGTAATTGGCCCTTCGCGGCAATCCTTGTTAACCAATTTCGAAATGCGCTTTCCCATTTTACCAATAAGACATATTAGTCTGCCGTCCTCTTTTATGCCGGAAAGTTCCACTCAGAATCTCCAATTTGGACTAAATGGCGCCTTGTTTTTTGATTCCGGTATAACCTGGTCAGAAAAAGATCAGCCCAATCAAGGCATTTTAAAAAAAGCGTTTGATATCAACGATTTTATATCTGGTTTTGGAGCGGGCTTACATTTCAGACTGCCGTACATTGAGGTTGCGCGTCTGGAAATGGGCTTTGATGAAGATTTTAATTCTGAATTTATATTTGAGGTTAGTACTGCGTTGTAA
- a CDS encoding PHP domain-containing protein: MNLLLPSIGYASTFYRFKYFFSYLKKRHPQFVADVPHRINKNNSLPILIIIKDANHFPCELIDVEIFVDKKSIQISKINKKITTNYWDQVLKIDVSKYETGFHKIDIKISYKFKDKIFNCYNDNYRTTSHDAFPVYFSNSDLPVIDGFVGGDMHSHSNNTDDQIEFGASLSATLEMADALGLSYYAVTDHSYDLDDYPDNFLKNDPKLEKWHSFQKNVQTINEQDNNVMIIPGEEVSVRNSQNKTVHLLVYNDKKYFPGCGDSGEKWFRYFSELSIDDVLNNSSEQSLIFASHPADRVPSVHRFLLNRGHWSQQDASDERLCGVQIFNGHGTNKIDDAISFWKTLLLKGQKSFLLAGNDGHGNFGRNRYLSIPFVKINESYTQLFGKWRTDLFLGKTSKTVNNIIELLKNGNYSASNGPAVDFQIFDDKKTVINMGQESSLKPVAGKLTAKSSREFGGLTKIVIYQGQLNSGQEEVHLTKGLNKDIFELNFDFDIKENTSQFYMRAEVQSSGPKGEHFAFTNPIWFRPLK, encoded by the coding sequence ATGAATTTATTGTTACCCTCTATCGGCTATGCCTCTACTTTTTACCGCTTTAAATATTTTTTTAGCTACCTCAAAAAACGGCACCCGCAATTTGTGGCCGATGTGCCTCACAGAATTAATAAAAATAATTCGCTGCCTATTCTTATTATTATAAAAGATGCCAATCATTTTCCTTGCGAGCTTATTGATGTTGAAATATTTGTTGACAAAAAATCAATTCAAATCAGTAAAATAAACAAAAAAATTACAACAAATTATTGGGATCAGGTTTTAAAAATTGATGTTTCAAAATATGAAACCGGTTTTCATAAAATTGACATTAAAATATCTTACAAGTTTAAAGATAAGATTTTCAATTGTTATAATGACAACTACCGCACAACTTCGCATGATGCTTTCCCGGTTTATTTTAGTAATTCTGATTTGCCTGTTATAGATGGATTTGTTGGCGGAGATATGCACAGCCATTCCAACAATACGGATGATCAGATTGAATTTGGAGCATCGCTTAGTGCAACCTTGGAAATGGCAGACGCCCTTGGATTGAGTTATTATGCCGTTACCGATCATTCTTATGACCTGGATGATTATCCTGATAATTTTTTAAAAAATGATCCAAAACTTGAAAAATGGCATTCTTTTCAAAAAAATGTTCAAACCATAAATGAACAGGATAATAATGTAATGATAATTCCCGGTGAGGAAGTCAGTGTTCGGAATTCTCAAAATAAAACGGTGCATTTACTTGTTTATAATGATAAAAAATATTTCCCGGGATGTGGTGATAGCGGCGAGAAATGGTTTCGCTATTTCAGCGAACTTTCAATAGATGATGTGCTAAACAATTCTTCTGAACAAAGTTTAATTTTTGCATCCCATCCAGCCGACCGGGTTCCTTCTGTACATCGGTTTTTATTAAACCGTGGGCATTGGTCGCAGCAAGATGCCTCCGATGAAAGACTTTGCGGTGTACAAATTTTTAACGGGCACGGTACTAATAAAATAGATGATGCCATTTCCTTTTGGAAAACTTTGCTTTTAAAAGGTCAGAAAAGTTTTCTGCTTGCCGGCAATGATGGACATGGCAATTTTGGCCGCAACCGTTATCTTTCAATTCCCTTTGTTAAAATCAACGAAAGCTATACACAGCTTTTTGGCAAATGGCGCACAGATTTGTTTTTGGGTAAAACAAGCAAAACAGTTAACAATATTATTGAATTGCTAAAAAATGGAAATTACTCGGCCAGTAACGGGCCAGCTGTTGATTTTCAAATTTTTGACGATAAGAAAACTGTCATTAATATGGGCCAGGAGTCAAGTTTAAAACCGGTAGCCGGAAAACTCACAGCAAAATCCAGCCGGGAATTTGGCGGGCTAACTAAAATTGTTATTTACCAGGGACAATTAAATTCCGGCCAAGAAGAAGTCCATTTGACAAAAGGGCTCAATAAAGATATTTTCGAACTAAATTTTGATTTTGATATTAAAGAAAACACATCACAATTTTATATGCGTGCCGAAGTGCAGAGCAGCGGGCCAAAAGGAGAGCATTTTGCTTTTACAAATCCCATTTGGTTTAGGCCGCTAAAATAG
- a CDS encoding HAMP domain-containing histidine kinase, whose amino-acid sequence MNNSKTRYTIFFWIGVLLILVLNLLLWIYVNQVEDKFASNLSNRLTSTNKSLARLIDYDLLDMIIPGETNSLEYFSIHEILEDIRDQDSLQSILLLSTQGEILVSAPEILGLQKEISQPNSIFFNNAKDGIYSTSELIQISGEWFLSTFGPVTDIDGHVVAILKIEAKATYFDTLQNLRNQLLIFSLINFLVITIIAVILFRMTDRAFKYQATIKDHEHLVQLGTMAASVAHEIRNPLGIIEGSNELIKKKYGEQDDEIFEFIPSEIVRLTNIIESFLNFARTPVINKTEFLLEPLIARIKVGINPSENIILENNKMGISILTDENLLEQALLNIIKNGIEAAADKSVQLKIEESKNKIRFIIKDGGKGIEKEELKKIFQPFFTTKEKGTGLGLAITKRIIEMLSGTISVKSEIGIGSEFIISLPHNSKK is encoded by the coding sequence GTGAATAATTCCAAAACACGCTACACAATATTTTTCTGGATTGGAGTCCTGCTAATCCTTGTTCTTAATCTACTGTTGTGGATTTATGTAAACCAGGTTGAGGACAAGTTTGCATCAAACCTTTCTAACCGCTTAACAAGCACAAATAAATCTTTGGCCAGGTTGATAGATTATGATTTGCTGGACATGATTATTCCCGGAGAAACAAACTCGCTTGAGTATTTTTCAATACACGAAATTTTAGAAGATATTCGGGATCAGGACAGTCTGCAATCGATATTACTGCTTTCAACGCAGGGCGAAATACTGGTTTCTGCTCCGGAAATTCTTGGCCTGCAAAAAGAAATTAGTCAGCCAAATAGCATCTTTTTTAATAATGCCAAAGATGGGATTTACTCAACTTCAGAACTGATTCAAATTTCCGGTGAATGGTTTTTATCCACATTTGGGCCGGTAACAGATATTGACGGGCATGTTGTGGCAATTTTAAAAATTGAAGCCAAGGCCACCTATTTTGACACTTTGCAAAACCTGCGTAACCAGTTACTTATTTTCAGCTTGATTAACTTTCTTGTAATAACCATTATTGCCGTAATCCTGTTTAGGATGACTGATCGTGCTTTTAAATACCAGGCCACAATTAAAGACCATGAACACCTGGTTCAATTAGGAACAATGGCTGCCAGTGTTGCACACGAAATAAGAAATCCGTTGGGAATTATCGAAGGAAGTAATGAACTAATCAAAAAAAAATATGGCGAACAGGATGATGAGATTTTTGAGTTCATTCCCAGCGAAATAGTTCGTTTAACAAATATTATTGAAAGTTTCCTGAATTTTGCGCGAACCCCTGTTATTAATAAAACTGAGTTTTTACTTGAGCCGCTAATAGCCAGAATCAAAGTTGGAATAAACCCATCAGAAAATATCATTTTAGAGAATAATAAAATGGGTATCAGCATTTTAACAGATGAAAATTTGCTGGAACAAGCATTATTAAATATTATCAAGAATGGAATTGAGGCGGCAGCTGATAAATCCGTTCAACTTAAAATTGAAGAATCAAAAAATAAGATACGCTTTATAATAAAAGATGGTGGCAAGGGAATTGAAAAAGAAGAATTGAAGAAAATTTTTCAACCTTTTTTTACAACAAAAGAAAAAGGAACGGGACTTGGCCTGGCAATTACAAAGCGAATTATTGAAATGCTTAGTGGCACAATTTCAGTTAAATCCGAAATTGGTATTGGAAGTGAGTTTATAATTTCGCTGCCACATAATTCAAAAAAATAG
- a CDS encoding Do family serine endopeptidase: MKHQKNPFALIAGLITIGIVIGIVMTANFNSHSSLNANPVDGSIYTENSIKTVQNSQPLTAGNFNPSTQFVNIVEDVRPSIVSVYTVKMVSQGTNPFYEFFGRPRQMPNDKNHQQRQGGMGSGIIISKEGYILTNNHVVDDTDEIKIKLIDNREFEAEVIGRDPKTDIALLKIDADDLPISVLGNSDNVKIGEWVMAFGSPLDLTSTVTAGIVSAIGRNVQILGGGDAIENFIQTDAAINPGNSGGALVNLNGEVIGVNSAIATRTNYYMGYGFAVPINIAKSVVDDLMQYGEVRRGYLGVYIEEVTPVVAKGVGLDKPMGVLVNSLQEGRAADKAGIQSGDVILKINGEEVNKPNELQAKVGTFNPGEEIEVEIWRDGRSRKMDIVLQNKDGKTQLASNKTPKKEEKDLPELGLNLQDLTNRQLDQLDLDGGVVVASVDRYSSAAEAGIRPNDVIYEVNKKNVENVNDFNEQIEDYESGDVVRIKVRNKLENNENFDRLVFMEIPDSKN; this comes from the coding sequence ATGAAACATCAAAAGAATCCATTTGCCTTAATCGCAGGTTTGATTACAATTGGAATTGTAATTGGCATTGTGATGACGGCTAATTTTAATTCTCATTCAAGTTTAAATGCAAATCCTGTTGATGGTAGTATTTATACAGAAAACAGCATTAAAACTGTTCAGAATAGTCAACCATTAACCGCCGGCAATTTTAACCCAAGCACTCAGTTTGTAAATATTGTTGAGGATGTCAGGCCTTCGATTGTTTCTGTTTATACTGTAAAAATGGTTTCGCAGGGAACCAATCCTTTTTATGAGTTTTTTGGTCGTCCGCGCCAGATGCCTAATGATAAAAACCATCAGCAGCGCCAGGGTGGTATGGGCTCCGGTATTATTATAAGCAAAGAGGGCTACATTTTAACCAATAATCATGTGGTAGATGATACGGATGAGATTAAGATTAAATTGATAGATAACCGTGAGTTTGAGGCTGAAGTTATTGGCCGCGATCCTAAAACAGATATCGCCCTTTTAAAAATTGATGCTGATGACTTACCAATTTCAGTTCTCGGGAATTCTGATAATGTTAAAATAGGCGAATGGGTGATGGCTTTTGGCAGCCCCCTTGATTTAACCTCAACAGTAACAGCAGGCATTGTAAGTGCCATTGGGCGTAATGTGCAAATCCTTGGTGGCGGCGATGCGATTGAAAATTTTATCCAGACAGACGCAGCGATAAATCCCGGAAATAGCGGCGGAGCACTGGTAAACTTAAATGGAGAAGTAATTGGTGTTAATTCCGCAATCGCCACCAGAACTAACTATTACATGGGTTATGGATTTGCTGTTCCAATAAATATCGCAAAGAGTGTTGTGGATGATTTGATGCAATATGGTGAAGTACGCCGTGGTTATCTTGGGGTTTATATCGAGGAGGTGACACCGGTTGTAGCTAAAGGTGTCGGGCTTGATAAACCAATGGGTGTTCTCGTAAACAGCCTTCAGGAAGGACGCGCGGCAGATAAAGCTGGAATCCAATCAGGCGACGTAATTTTAAAAATAAATGGTGAAGAAGTAAATAAACCCAATGAGTTGCAGGCCAAGGTTGGCACTTTTAATCCGGGTGAAGAAATAGAGGTTGAAATTTGGCGTGATGGAAGAAGCCGGAAAATGGATATCGTTCTTCAAAATAAAGATGGTAAGACACAGCTTGCTTCAAATAAAACTCCAAAAAAGGAAGAAAAAGATTTACCTGAATTGGGATTAAATTTACAAGATCTTACTAACCGTCAGCTTGACCAACTGGATTTGGATGGCGGTGTTGTAGTTGCTTCTGTTGACAGGTATAGCTCTGCAGCTGAGGCGGGCATTAGGCCTAATGATGTGATTTATGAAGTAAATAAAAAGAATGTTGAAAATGTAAATGATTTTAATGAGCAAATAGAAGATTATGAAAGCGGTGATGTGGTTAGAATAAAAGTACGCAATAAGCTTGAAAATAACGAAAATTTTGATCGCCTTGTATTTATGGAAATCCCCGATTCTAAAAACTAA